Proteins from one Clostridium cellulovorans 743B genomic window:
- a CDS encoding calcium-binding protein: MKDYQLKGTEKNDMLSGNIGNDLLDGGLGNDLLLGGMGNDTYVFSRGYGKDVIMDSDKTIDNIDTIVLGENITGSDLEFTRVGDSLKISIIGTEDSITVSNYYYDYKYRIEKIIFSDGTIWDKKIVEKYSGISRENVIYNLGFGVIVIEDDNRAPEIIDTIKFGQDITPGNIVFTKTGIDLEISIVGTSDKIIIKNYYKVEHYKIQEIDFFDGTAWNNEFITSYYTYVTGSGVIEGTIGKNSIVGSIGEDKIYGYFGADVIDGKGGNDYLNGGIDGDTYIFNIGYGTIVIDDYDETVGAIDTIKFGEGITIDRIGFIRNLDDLEISIKNISDKLIIKNFYKSTSYEIEKFILNDGSVFDKNVIDSLMIYGTPSNDNISGTNLNEVIVAIEGNDTIYASGGDDTIYCGAGHDGVYDGVYGGLGNDTIYGEGDNDRLSGQEGADILDGGIGSDTLFGGVGDDKLIGGSGNDGLYGEGGSDTYIFGSGFGADGISELDTVNTDIDTIEFVDGITKDNIDLKREMYDLIISVKGTNDSIRISNQFYGNSKIEVFKFSDGTVLDNEILKTLTIYGTASNDNISGTNLNEVIVAIEGNDTIYASGGDDTIYCGAGHDGVYDGVYGGLGNDTIYGEGDNDRLSGQEGADILDGGIGSDTLFGGVGDDKLIGGSGNDGLYGEGGNDTYIFNKGDGADIVYNVSSLDNDDDRLLFNDVNFAEATITKSNADLIIKLNGTTDSVTVSGFFNYGKYSLEEIQFKNGETLKTEDVTKVLEGTYVSPVISVYDINLEKAIEVIGTSSPAAMANITSITSSTNEASDLLLNLNS; encoded by the coding sequence ATGAAAGATTATCAACTAAAAGGAACGGAAAAAAATGATATGTTAAGTGGCAACATTGGAAATGACTTGTTAGATGGTGGATTGGGAAATGATTTACTATTAGGAGGAATGGGAAATGATACGTATGTTTTTAGTCGTGGTTATGGCAAAGATGTAATAATGGATTCAGATAAAACTATTGATAATATTGATACGATAGTATTAGGTGAAAATATCACAGGCAGTGATTTAGAATTTACGAGAGTTGGGGACAGTTTAAAAATATCAATTATAGGAACAGAAGATTCTATTACGGTTTCAAATTATTATTACGATTATAAGTACAGGATAGAAAAAATCATATTTTCTGACGGTACCATTTGGGATAAGAAGATTGTAGAGAAATATAGCGGTATTAGTAGAGAAAATGTTATTTATAATTTAGGCTTTGGAGTAATCGTTATAGAAGATGATAATAGGGCTCCAGAAATTATAGATACAATTAAATTTGGACAAGATATAACACCAGGAAATATAGTTTTTACAAAGACAGGTATAGATTTAGAGATAAGCATAGTAGGAACTAGTGATAAGATAATAATTAAAAATTATTATAAAGTTGAACACTATAAAATACAGGAAATTGATTTTTTTGATGGTACTGCTTGGAATAATGAATTTATTACTTCTTATTATACATATGTTACTGGCAGCGGAGTTATTGAAGGAACTATAGGAAAGAACAGTATTGTTGGAAGTATAGGTGAAGATAAGATTTATGGATATTTTGGAGCTGATGTTATAGATGGCAAAGGTGGAAATGATTATTTAAATGGTGGAATTGATGGAGATACATATATTTTTAATATTGGCTATGGAACTATAGTGATAGATGATTATGATGAAACAGTAGGAGCTATAGATACGATAAAATTTGGAGAAGGGATAACTATTGATAGGATAGGTTTTATAAGGAATCTAGATGACTTAGAGATTAGCATTAAAAATATAAGTGATAAATTAATAATAAAAAATTTCTACAAGAGTACAAGCTATGAAATAGAGAAATTCATCCTAAATGATGGAAGTGTCTTTGATAAAAATGTTATAGACAGTTTAATGATATATGGAACTCCAAGCAATGACAATATAAGTGGAACAAATCTTAATGAAGTTATAGTAGCGATAGAGGGAAATGATACGATTTATGCTAGCGGAGGAGATGACACAATATATTGCGGAGCAGGTCACGATGGGGTATATGATGGAGTATATGGTGGGTTAGGAAATGATACTATATATGGAGAAGGAGATAATGATAGATTATCAGGGCAAGAAGGAGCAGATATTTTAGATGGAGGAATAGGTAGCGATACCTTATTCGGCGGAGTCGGCGATGACAAATTAATTGGCGGATCAGGGAATGATGGATTATATGGAGAAGGTGGAAGTGATACATATATCTTTGGATCAGGATTCGGAGCCGATGGTATAAGTGAATTAGATACAGTAAATACAGATATAGATACAATAGAATTTGTAGATGGAATCACGAAGGATAACATTGATCTGAAAAGAGAAATGTATGACTTAATTATAAGTGTAAAAGGAACTAACGATAGTATTAGAATTTCAAACCAATTCTACGGGAACAGTAAAATAGAAGTATTTAAGTTCTCAGATGGAACAGTTTTAGATAATGAAATATTAAAAACTCTTACGATATATGGAACTGCAAGCAATGACAATATAAGTGGAACAAATCTTAATGAAGTTATAGTAGCGATAGAGGGAAATGATACGATTTATGCTAGCGGAGGAGATGACACAATATATTGCGGAGCAGGTCACGATGGGGTATATGATGGAGTATATGGTGGGTTAGGAAATGATACTATATATGGAGAAGGAGATAATGATAGATTATCAGGGCAAGAAGGAGCAGATATTTTAGATGGAGGAATAGGTAGCGATACCTTATTCGGCGGAGTCGGCGATGACAAATTAATTGGCGGATCAGGGAATGATGGATTATATGGAGAAGGTGGTAATGATACATATATCTTCAATAAAGGTGATGGAGCAGATATAGTATATAACGTATCTAGTCTAGACAATGATGATGATAGACTGTTATTTAATGATGTTAATTTTGCAGAAGCTACTATAACAAAATCTAATGCAGATTTAATCATAAAACTTAATGGAACCACTGATTCTGTAACTGTTTCAGGATTCTTTAACTACGGGAAATACTCTTTAGAAGAAATACAGTTTAAAAATGGAGAAACCTTAAAAACAGAAGATGTTACTAAGGTGTTAGAAGGTACATATGTTTCTCCTGTAATATCAGTGTATGATATTAATTTAGAAAAAGCCATTGAAGTTATAGGGACTTCCTCACCTGCAGCTATGGCTAATATTACTAGTATAACATCTTCTACAAATGAAGCCTCAGATTTATTATTGAATTTGAATAGCTAA
- a CDS encoding ABC transporter ATP-binding protein yields the protein MKYNTLQNLKWILKESWKEDKLLFLYILIFSICNSIQTLLLIVLPKIVLDDIQNHKTQNQVLSDILVLLSIYLICFVLVRVSDNMSWPRYIIVRMKIKKRAADKFMSMKQADIENPKVLDLCERANQASSYNENGFEGMFRRSVKITSKIGAFVGCISIIGIINIWLIIMVIAGVGIYFVFNTRARQFEKKVSDELLIHERKRDYIFNTMYNFKNGKDVRLYDMSQWLVNAFRKVSAYRREKLKDVESKKKDANIIGNIMNILVELSLYIFLINTVVNKGMSIGDFTMSVSAVRTLFSTLNMSLDDIAHIRQQSLIVNDLIGFINLEDDDYVSKNKGILDLTQTYKIEFKNVSFSYPGSEKYALRNISLVIEKGEKLGVVGLNGSGKTTMIKLLTKLYEPQSGKILINDIDITDIPREDYYKMFSVVFQEIYMFAFSILQNTSMRKESATDKELALDCLREAGLYEKINKLEKGIDTKLLKIIDEEGIELSGGESQKLAMARALYRDAPYLILDEPTSALDALAEKKIYSIFNEMIADKTAIFISHRLSSTKFCDKIAMFEYGDLIEYGTHDELLNKKGKYYDMFEVQAKYYRDKEVTYGEC from the coding sequence ATGAAATATAATACGTTACAGAATTTGAAGTGGATATTGAAAGAATCCTGGAAAGAAGATAAGCTGCTTTTCTTGTACATATTAATATTTTCTATATGCAATTCCATTCAGACATTGTTATTAATTGTTTTACCTAAAATAGTTTTAGATGATATACAAAATCATAAAACACAGAATCAGGTGCTTTCAGACATTTTAGTTTTATTATCAATATATTTGATCTGCTTTGTGCTTGTACGTGTCTCAGATAATATGAGTTGGCCAAGGTATATAATTGTAAGAATGAAAATTAAAAAAAGAGCAGCTGATAAATTCATGTCAATGAAACAGGCAGACATTGAGAATCCTAAAGTTCTTGATTTGTGTGAAAGAGCAAATCAAGCATCAAGCTATAATGAAAATGGATTTGAAGGTATGTTTAGACGAAGTGTTAAAATAACGTCAAAAATAGGTGCTTTTGTAGGCTGTATATCTATAATTGGAATTATTAATATATGGTTAATAATTATGGTTATAGCCGGTGTAGGTATATATTTTGTATTTAACACACGAGCTAGGCAGTTTGAAAAAAAAGTAAGTGATGAATTATTAATACATGAAAGAAAAAGAGATTATATTTTTAATACAATGTATAATTTTAAAAATGGAAAAGATGTTAGACTATATGACATGTCGCAATGGTTAGTAAATGCGTTTAGGAAAGTTTCGGCATATAGAAGAGAAAAATTGAAGGATGTTGAAAGCAAGAAAAAAGATGCAAATATAATAGGAAATATAATGAATATTCTTGTAGAATTGAGCCTGTATATCTTCTTAATAAATACAGTAGTAAATAAAGGAATGTCAATTGGTGATTTTACAATGAGTGTTTCTGCTGTAAGAACATTATTTAGTACTTTAAATATGTCACTTGATGATATAGCACATATTAGGCAGCAAAGTTTGATAGTAAATGATTTAATAGGTTTTATTAATTTAGAAGATGATGATTATGTAAGTAAAAATAAGGGTATTTTAGATTTAACCCAAACATATAAAATAGAGTTTAAGAATGTATCTTTTTCATATCCAGGAAGTGAAAAATATGCACTAAGAAATATTTCCTTAGTAATAGAAAAAGGAGAAAAATTAGGGGTAGTTGGATTGAATGGGTCAGGTAAGACTACTATGATAAAACTTTTAACAAAATTATATGAACCACAAAGTGGGAAAATATTAATCAATGATATAGATATTACGGATATCCCGAGAGAAGATTATTATAAGATGTTCTCAGTTGTATTCCAGGAAATATATATGTTTGCCTTTTCAATACTGCAAAATACATCTATGAGGAAAGAAAGTGCTACTGATAAAGAACTTGCACTTGATTGTTTGCGAGAAGCGGGTTTATATGAAAAAATAAATAAGCTTGAAAAAGGAATTGATACTAAGTTACTTAAAATAATAGATGAAGAGGGTATTGAATTGTCAGGTGGAGAGAGTCAAAAACTTGCCATGGCAAGAGCATTATATCGTGATGCACCATATTTAATTTTAGATGAACCTACTTCTGCATTAGATGCTTTGGCTGAAAAAAAGATCTATTCTATATTCAATGAAATGATTGCTGATAAAACAGCTATATTTATTTCCCATAGATTATCAAGTACTAAGTTTTGTGACAAAATAGCTATGTTCGAATATGGTGATCTTATCGAATACGGAACGCATGATGAGTTGTTGAATAAAAAAGGAAAATACTATGATATGTTCGAAGTTCAAGCTAAATATTATAGAGACAAGGAAGTTACATATGGGGAATGTTAG
- the aspS gene encoding aspartate--tRNA ligase, translating into MIQSRTHTCNELKMSNVGECVIIVGWYENIRRVSKNLGFLQLRDYYGVTQVVIETEEMMDIVDSVNNESTLSIEGVVRERTSKNATLATGDIEIVPEKITILGKCQYNALPFEINQSKEADENTRLKYRYLDLRNPNVKEKIILRSKIVADLRNRMNELGFLEINTPILTCSSPEGARDYLVPSRNFPGKFYALPQAPQQFKQILMASGFDRYFQIAPCFRDEDARADRSPGEFYQLDMEMAFASQEDVFSIVEEVLPPVFEKYGVYKTASKAPFKHIQYTTAMEVYGSDKPDLRIDLLIQDATEVMADCGFGPFENQVVKAIVVDKFNATRKVIDKICADVEVQTGNKAFWFKLDENNELVGGISKFLVDKKEQVIEALGLKPGDFVGLTAGKKLVAQKTAGVLRKLLGYASETHMKQDCYEFCWIVDFPMYEIGEESGKLEFCHNPFSMPQGGMDALMNEDPEKILAYQYDLVCNGVELSSGAVRNHDPEIMIKAFELVGLGEEDVKAKFPAMYNAFCYGAPPHAGIAPGVDRMIMLITGEESIREIIPFPMNKNAMDVMMGAPSEVEQKQLEDVHIKIDITEEDK; encoded by the coding sequence ATGATTCAGTCAAGGACACATACGTGTAACGAACTTAAAATGTCAAATGTTGGTGAGTGCGTTATAATTGTCGGGTGGTATGAGAACATAAGAAGAGTAAGTAAAAATCTAGGATTTCTTCAATTAAGGGACTACTATGGTGTAACTCAAGTGGTTATTGAGACTGAAGAAATGATGGATATTGTTGATAGTGTTAACAATGAGTCTACCCTTTCAATAGAAGGAGTTGTTCGTGAAAGAACAAGCAAAAATGCTACATTAGCGACTGGTGATATAGAAATCGTACCAGAAAAGATAACTATATTAGGTAAATGCCAATATAATGCTTTACCTTTTGAAATTAATCAATCTAAAGAAGCAGATGAAAATACAAGACTTAAATATCGATACCTTGATTTAAGAAATCCTAATGTTAAGGAAAAGATTATTTTAAGAAGTAAAATAGTTGCGGATCTTAGAAATAGAATGAACGAACTTGGTTTTTTAGAAATCAATACACCTATTCTTACATGTTCATCTCCAGAAGGAGCAAGAGATTATTTAGTTCCTTCTAGAAACTTCCCAGGTAAATTTTATGCATTACCACAGGCGCCACAACAATTTAAGCAAATATTAATGGCATCTGGATTTGATAGATACTTCCAAATTGCACCATGCTTCAGAGATGAAGATGCAAGAGCAGATCGTTCACCAGGTGAATTCTATCAATTAGATATGGAAATGGCATTCGCATCACAGGAAGATGTATTCAGTATCGTTGAAGAAGTATTACCACCAGTGTTTGAAAAGTATGGTGTTTATAAGACTGCGTCAAAAGCACCATTTAAGCACATTCAGTATACAACTGCAATGGAAGTGTATGGATCAGATAAACCAGACCTTCGTATTGATTTATTAATTCAAGATGCAACTGAAGTGATGGCAGATTGTGGATTCGGACCTTTTGAAAATCAAGTTGTTAAGGCTATTGTTGTTGATAAATTTAATGCAACAAGAAAAGTTATAGATAAAATTTGTGCTGATGTAGAAGTTCAAACAGGAAACAAAGCTTTCTGGTTTAAGCTAGATGAGAATAATGAATTAGTTGGCGGTATTTCTAAATTCTTAGTTGATAAAAAAGAACAAGTTATTGAAGCACTTGGACTAAAACCAGGAGATTTCGTTGGATTAACAGCAGGTAAGAAGCTTGTAGCTCAGAAGACTGCCGGAGTTCTTCGTAAGTTATTAGGTTATGCTTCTGAAACTCATATGAAACAAGATTGCTATGAATTCTGTTGGATTGTTGATTTCCCAATGTATGAAATCGGTGAAGAATCTGGTAAACTTGAGTTTTGCCACAATCCTTTCTCAATGCCACAAGGTGGTATGGATGCTTTAATGAATGAAGATCCTGAGAAAATTTTAGCATACCAATATGACCTAGTATGTAATGGTGTTGAACTTTCTTCAGGTGCAGTAAGAAACCATGACCCTGAAATTATGATTAAGGCCTTTGAACTTGTTGGGTTAGGAGAAGAGGATGTGAAAGCTAAATTCCCTGCTATGTACAATGCATTCTGCTATGGAGCACCACCACATGCTGGAATAGCACCAGGTGTTGATCGTATGATTATGTTAATCACAGGTGAAGAAAGTATAAGAGAAATAATTCCATTCCCAATGAATAAAAATGCTATGGATGTTATGATGGGTGCACCATCTGAAGTTGAACAAAAACAACTTGAAGATGTTCATATAAAGATAGATATTACTGAAGAAGATAAATAA
- a CDS encoding pectinesterase family protein: MKKNILRKALVFVVTSAIVGAVVMSNQVALAATSYDVTVAKDGSGNYKTITEAYNYLAKINDNKRKTIHVKPGVYKEQLTISKAYVSIVGENKNNTKLTYNVANGDAKPSGGKYGSADCAALIVATNDFVAQNISFENSHLKDTGNDVQASCVYTYGDRATFNNCNFYSGQDTLCAYTYGVDKSRVYFKDCFIQGSVDFIWGGAIAFFENCTLNQLRDGGMYTAANTPQGQKYGYVFSNCTLTANGDANYTAKTNPSWKKPSTVYLGRTYGDYCHVSYINCKLNAPVNPVGWLKMSNRNVNNTALLEESGCTGTGANRSKRVTWSKALTSSEAAKYTKVNVLSGKDGWRP, encoded by the coding sequence ATGAAGAAAAATATTTTAAGAAAAGCACTGGTTTTTGTAGTAACTTCTGCAATTGTTGGTGCAGTGGTTATGTCAAACCAAGTTGCTTTGGCAGCAACTTCTTATGATGTTACTGTTGCCAAAGATGGAAGTGGAAATTATAAAACAATAACAGAGGCGTATAACTATTTAGCAAAGATTAATGACAATAAAAGAAAGACTATCCATGTGAAGCCTGGTGTTTATAAAGAACAGCTTACTATCTCTAAGGCTTATGTAAGTATAGTAGGAGAGAATAAAAATAATACAAAGTTAACCTATAATGTTGCTAATGGAGATGCTAAACCTAGTGGTGGTAAATATGGTTCAGCAGATTGTGCAGCTTTAATAGTTGCAACAAACGATTTTGTTGCACAAAATATATCCTTTGAAAATAGTCATTTAAAGGATACTGGAAATGATGTTCAAGCATCTTGTGTATACACCTATGGAGATAGAGCAACTTTTAATAACTGCAACTTTTATAGTGGACAAGATACTTTATGTGCATATACCTATGGAGTTGATAAATCTAGAGTATATTTTAAGGACTGTTTTATACAAGGAAGTGTTGATTTTATTTGGGGAGGTGCTATTGCTTTCTTTGAAAACTGCACATTAAATCAGTTAAGAGATGGTGGTATGTATACAGCTGCTAACACACCTCAAGGGCAAAAGTATGGTTACGTATTTTCAAATTGTACCTTAACTGCTAATGGAGATGCTAATTATACAGCAAAAACTAATCCAAGTTGGAAAAAACCTTCTACGGTATATCTTGGAAGGACTTATGGAGATTACTGTCATGTATCCTATATAAACTGCAAGTTAAATGCTCCGGTTAATCCAGTTGGATGGTTAAAAATGAGCAATAGAAATGTAAATAATACTGCTTTGCTTGAGGAATCTGGATGTACAGGTACTGGTGCTAATAGATCTAAAAGAGTAACTTGGTCAAAAGCTCTTACTAGTAGCGAGGCTGCTAAGTATACAAAAGTAAATGTCTTATCGGGCAAAGATGGATGGAGACCATAA
- a CDS encoding amidohydrolase family protein has protein sequence MSNKIIDIHAHLANIKIYPDYWINGVMNNIYKALNGKEDADKIVKALIKTTLNDFDCKKLIKSMDNSGIDKTVIVMADFGYGVKDMEFSLRDIYDEHRKSIAEYKDRLIVFAGCDPRRGKEGYELFENGINEYDFKGLKLYPPCGFELDDKELFPLYEICNKYELPILVHTGKSLESMKSNFKFPQSLKNVAKQYKDCKFILGHGAIQEYDVCYELPLMFDNIFLELSGFQNYISDKETEKKIRFMCENYSDKILFGTDWPMFASQKKAVEMIYSMNYITEDEREKILYKNARHLLG, from the coding sequence ATGTCTAATAAAATTATTGATATACATGCTCACTTAGCCAACATCAAAATATATCCTGATTATTGGATAAATGGAGTTATGAATAATATATATAAAGCTCTTAATGGCAAAGAAGATGCAGATAAAATAGTTAAAGCATTGATAAAAACTACATTAAATGATTTTGATTGTAAGAAATTAATAAAGAGTATGGATAACTCTGGAATTGATAAGACTGTAATAGTTATGGCTGATTTTGGATATGGAGTTAAAGACATGGAGTTCTCATTAAGAGATATATATGATGAGCATAGAAAGAGTATTGCTGAATATAAGGACAGGCTTATTGTATTTGCAGGATGTGATCCAAGAAGAGGAAAAGAAGGCTATGAGCTGTTTGAAAATGGGATTAATGAATATGATTTTAAAGGCTTAAAACTATATCCTCCATGTGGATTTGAATTAGACGATAAAGAGCTATTTCCCTTATATGAAATATGTAACAAGTATGAATTGCCTATTCTTGTTCACACTGGTAAGTCATTAGAATCTATGAAAAGTAATTTTAAATTTCCTCAATCATTAAAAAATGTAGCAAAACAATATAAAGATTGCAAGTTTATATTAGGACATGGTGCGATTCAGGAATATGATGTGTGTTATGAGCTTCCATTAATGTTTGACAATATTTTCTTGGAATTGTCAGGTTTTCAAAATTACATAAGTGATAAAGAAACTGAAAAAAAGATTAGGTTTATGTGTGAGAATTATTCTGACAAGATACTCTTTGGAACAGATTGGCCTATGTTTGCATCACAAAAAAAAGCCGTAGAAATGATATATAGTATGAACTATATTACTGAAGATGAAAGAGAGAAAATACTATATAAAAATGCAAGACATTTATTAGGATAA
- the dapA gene encoding 4-hydroxy-tetrahydrodipicolinate synthase: MSIFKGAAVAIVTPFTEDNRVNFDKLGELIEYQIANETDCIVICGTTGEASTLTHEEHLETIQYTVKKVNGRIPVIAGTGSNSTDTAIYLSQEAEKMGVDGLLLVTPYYNKATQRGLFEHFKAIAESVSIPVVLYNVPGRTGCNILPETVVDLAKNVKNIVGIKEASGDISQVAKLAHLANGEIDIYSGNDEQIVPLLSLGAVGVISVLSNVAPKQTHDIVAKYLEGDVKASTKMQLEAIPLVEALFCEVNPIPVKTALNLMGYQVGELRRPLTKMEEGNQNKLKQAMEQYGIKM, encoded by the coding sequence ATGTCTATTTTCAAAGGAGCAGCTGTTGCAATTGTAACACCATTTACTGAAGATAATCGTGTTAATTTTGATAAACTTGGTGAACTAATTGAATATCAGATAGCAAATGAGACTGATTGTATTGTCATTTGTGGAACTACTGGTGAAGCATCTACACTAACTCATGAGGAACATTTGGAGACAATACAGTATACTGTGAAAAAGGTAAATGGAAGAATTCCAGTAATAGCTGGAACAGGTTCAAATTCTACGGACACTGCAATCTATTTATCACAAGAAGCTGAAAAGATGGGGGTTGATGGGCTTCTTTTAGTTACACCATATTATAACAAAGCAACACAAAGAGGATTATTTGAGCATTTTAAAGCTATTGCAGAATCTGTAAGTATACCAGTTGTTCTTTATAACGTACCAGGTAGAACAGGTTGCAATATACTTCCTGAAACTGTAGTGGATTTAGCGAAGAATGTTAAAAATATCGTAGGTATAAAGGAAGCTAGCGGTGATATTTCTCAAGTAGCAAAGCTTGCTCATCTTGCCAATGGAGAAATTGATATTTATTCAGGTAATGACGAGCAGATAGTTCCATTGTTATCATTAGGAGCTGTTGGTGTTATTTCTGTTTTATCCAATGTTGCACCAAAGCAAACTCATGATATTGTTGCAAAATATCTAGAGGGTGATGTTAAAGCTAGTACTAAAATGCAATTAGAGGCAATTCCACTGGTAGAAGCATTGTTCTGCGAGGTAAATCCTATCCCTGTAAAGACAGCGTTGAACCTTATGGGATATCAGGTAGGTGAACTTAGAAGACCTTTAACGAAGATGGAAGAAGGTAATCAGAATAAGTTGAAACAAGCAATGGAGCAATATGGTATTAAAATGTAA
- a CDS encoding ABC transporter ATP-binding protein → MGNVRKMMNTIKYFVHSIMKETKIFFGIAFIYIILNSIEPFVAIFITSNVISELEGYCRSSYFISQIIYLVISLVVIMLGKTLLNYKMNIELVALDDYYRENMGKRAMDMDYAFTENVKVLEQAEKATTGMSFYSGGVKGIVTDLINVTSKLITFIGTVYIISRIEIWVVLVLFLLTVLSWFTQFKIKKMDMNFWNSAVGINRTYSYFCDMAKDFKCGKDIRLHNAKGLVFDELDKFTNEFDSFSSKHFSKLSFWGVFEIVFLVVQLIIIYASISMKTVNGELSLGEFSLYIAATTLFSTSLKEFIEQILELRKKISFISEYVEFINIKNNMDKSKSKTADMNDFELEFENVSFHYPNSKDEILKNVNFKIRKGDKLSIVGVNGAGKTTFIKLLIRLYDPTEGRILLNGIDIREYDYKKYLELFAVVFQDFSLAAFSVKENIVINKEYNEERLNEVILQAGLEGTIKKLKYGVDTSIYKIFDEEGTEFSGGESQKLAIARANYKGSPILVLDEPTSALDPYSESEIYSRLNDLALDNTTVYISHRMSSCKFCERIIVFDNGHIVQEGSHDELVKNKDGIYFSLYNAQLTYYS, encoded by the coding sequence ATGGGGAATGTTAGAAAAATGATGAATACAATTAAATACTTTGTACATTCTATTATGAAAGAAACAAAAATTTTTTTTGGTATTGCTTTCATATATATAATTTTAAATTCAATTGAACCATTCGTTGCAATTTTTATTACTAGTAATGTAATCAGTGAGTTAGAGGGATATTGTAGAAGTTCTTATTTTATATCTCAAATTATATATTTGGTCATATCACTTGTGGTTATCATGTTAGGTAAAACGCTATTAAATTATAAGATGAATATTGAATTGGTTGCACTTGATGATTACTATAGAGAAAATATGGGAAAAAGAGCTATGGACATGGATTATGCCTTTACTGAAAATGTGAAAGTGTTAGAACAAGCAGAAAAAGCGACTACTGGTATGTCTTTCTATTCAGGAGGGGTAAAGGGTATTGTAACTGATTTGATTAATGTTACAAGTAAACTAATAACTTTTATTGGTACAGTATATATTATTTCTAGAATTGAAATATGGGTTGTTTTAGTATTGTTCCTATTAACAGTTTTAAGTTGGTTTACTCAATTTAAAATAAAAAAAATGGATATGAATTTTTGGAATTCCGCTGTAGGAATAAATCGTACATATAGTTATTTCTGTGATATGGCTAAAGACTTTAAATGTGGTAAAGATATTAGACTGCATAATGCTAAAGGATTAGTTTTTGATGAATTAGATAAATTCACCAATGAGTTTGATAGTTTTTCTTCAAAGCATTTTTCTAAATTATCGTTCTGGGGAGTATTTGAAATAGTATTCTTAGTAGTACAGTTAATAATTATATATGCATCTATTTCAATGAAAACTGTAAATGGAGAATTGTCTTTAGGCGAATTTTCATTATATATTGCAGCTACAACGTTATTCTCTACAAGTTTAAAGGAATTTATTGAACAGATATTAGAATTAAGAAAAAAGATAAGTTTTATTAGCGAATATGTTGAATTTATAAATATAAAAAATAATATGGATAAATCTAAGTCAAAGACTGCTGATATGAATGACTTTGAATTAGAATTCGAAAATGTTTCATTCCATTATCCTAATAGTAAAGATGAGATATTAAAAAATGTAAATTTCAAAATTAGAAAAGGGGACAAGCTTTCTATAGTTGGGGTTAATGGAGCAGGAAAAACTACATTCATTAAGTTGTTAATTAGGTTGTATGATCCAACAGAGGGAAGAATATTATTAAATGGAATAGACATTAGAGAATACGATTATAAAAAATATCTAGAATTATTTGCAGTTGTTTTTCAAGATTTTTCATTGGCTGCGTTTTCAGTGAAAGAAAATATTGTGATAAATAAAGAATATAATGAAGAGAGACTTAATGAAGTTATACTTCAAGCTGGTCTTGAAGGAACTATTAAAAAGCTAAAGTATGGAGTTGACACTTCTATCTATAAAATATTTGATGAAGAAGGAACAGAATTTTCGGGTGGAGAGAGTCAAAAACTTGCAATTGCTAGAGCAAATTACAAGGGTTCTCCTATATTAGTTTTGGATGAACCAACATCAGCTTTAGATCCATATTCAGAATCAGAAATATATTCTAGATTAAATGACCTAGCATTAGATAATACAACTGTTTATATTTCACATAGAATGTCTAGTTGTAAATTTTGTGAAAGAATTATTGTTTTTGATAATGGGCATATTGTCCAAGAAGGCTCTCATGATGAATTGGTTAAAAACAAGGATGGAATATATTTCAGTTTATATAATGCACAATTAACGTATTATAGTTAA